The following are from one region of the Syngnathus acus chromosome 19, fSynAcu1.2, whole genome shotgun sequence genome:
- the LOC119137952 gene encoding transmembrane protein 238-like, which translates to MSMTSVQMEAAVERRYTGVGRCKCSFWFAVAHDILGVLIMMVGVFGGLAIHDLFIYAGGIVIFLSLIWWVFWYSGNIDVPPEELEDDVGLIKPRNKGLSRVVRRVSNQLSSGIRNSLRKNGGSTRQPPAGKRAPITEESSLFTIYDSNMASSSKQLVRETLSI; encoded by the coding sequence ATGTCGATGACCTCCGTGcagatggaagcggcggtggAGAGAAGGTACACAGGAGTGGGCCGTTGTAAGTGCTCCTTCTGGTTCGCCGTGGCTCACGACATCCTCGGCGTGCTCATCATGATGGTGGGGGTCTTCGGGGGCCTGGCCATCCACGACCTTTTCATCTACGCCGGTGGCATCGTCATCTTCCTCAGCCTCATCTGGTGGGTCTTCTGGTACTCGGGCAACATCGACGTGCCGCCTGAGGAACTGGAGGACGACGTGGGGCTCATCAAACCGAGGAATAAAGGACTCAGCCGAGTGGTGAGGCGCGTGTCCAACCAGCTTTCCAGCGGGATTCGGAACTCTCTGAGAAAGAATGGCGGTTCGACCAGACAACCCCCGGCGGGAAAGAGAGCCCCGATCACAGAAGAGTCATCACTTTTCACGATCTATGACAGCAACATGGCCTCGTCGTCAAAACAACTTGTGAGAGAGACACTGTCAATATGA